In Pseudoalteromonas translucida KMM 520, the following are encoded in one genomic region:
- a CDS encoding MotA/TolQ/ExbB proton channel family protein produces MQSTFNAVGIMAWPLLLVSIIALAIVLERSTILIIAKWQLKQHKLGTSQFAITLQAKQLLHSEQRLQWCQLYLQDCLIDWRKRLNILSLLASLSPLMGLLGTVWGLVVMFKRIAETNQAVTPALLADGLWEAMYSTMAGLVIAIPCLLVSGLLNTILEGLQNDFTRIINHLNYKFTYSDSPYA; encoded by the coding sequence ATGCAGTCAACTTTTAATGCGGTAGGTATTATGGCTTGGCCATTACTATTGGTGTCAATTATAGCTTTGGCTATTGTGCTGGAGCGCAGCACTATTTTAATTATTGCTAAGTGGCAATTAAAGCAACATAAATTAGGGACAAGTCAATTTGCAATTACGCTGCAAGCTAAGCAGTTGCTGCACAGTGAGCAACGTTTGCAATGGTGCCAATTGTATTTACAAGACTGCTTAATTGATTGGCGAAAACGGCTAAACATATTGAGCTTATTGGCCTCTTTAAGCCCTTTAATGGGGTTACTTGGTACTGTGTGGGGGTTGGTCGTTATGTTTAAACGCATTGCCGAAACTAATCAAGCGGTTACGCCTGCTTTACTAGCTGATGGCTTGTGGGAAGCTATGTATTCAACCATGGCTGGATTAGTTATTGCTATTCCATGTTTATTAGTTAGCGGCTTATTAAACACCATACTAGAAGGGTTACAAAATGATTTTACAAGAATTATCAATCATTTAAATTATAAGTTTACCTATAGTGACTCACCTTATGCTTAG
- a CDS encoding biopolymer transporter ExbD — protein sequence MLSLPPRNTAAQLVPDLTALLDVLFILLVFLLLTAAVKLNMLDVTLPDTGKNTSTPVQQADVQVLSIRLEHNKLQYALEKESFTSLNEAVNALKNSKESLPLYLAVDQQVPSGELVKLLAKLSAEKYKVANILVKSD from the coding sequence ATGCTTAGCTTGCCACCGCGTAATACAGCGGCGCAATTAGTGCCAGACTTAACCGCTTTGCTTGATGTGTTATTTATTTTATTGGTTTTTTTATTACTTACAGCAGCGGTTAAGTTAAATATGCTTGATGTAACGCTTCCCGATACAGGTAAAAACACCAGCACACCGGTACAACAAGCAGATGTACAGGTGCTTAGTATTCGGTTAGAGCATAATAAGCTTCAATACGCCCTCGAAAAAGAATCATTTACTTCGTTAAATGAAGCAGTTAACGCCTTAAAAAACAGTAAAGAAAGCTTACCTCTGTATTTAGCGGTTGATCAGCAAGTACCTAGCGGCGAATTAGTAAAGCTATTAGCTAAACTTTCTGCTGAAAAGTATAAAGTTGCAAATATTTTAGTTAAAAGCGATTGA
- a CDS encoding TonB-dependent receptor domain-containing protein: MRITKLAACLAALSSPLMAADLENPNHTNMPVTALDAVTVTATRTAKSALNSAQAVNVINAEQIEQVLASSVFDSLISIPNVTATGGPRNMGQKFNVRGFSDAEDVLISVDGAIQTFEKYRMGSFFSDPELYRSVNVKRGPSTVLHGGGALGGVVEMELKDASDFLAPGEQGGVKVKLGHHGNNNENNGTVYAYARPTDSLDILTSYVKRSSDDFKLSNGETLDNSGIEAESLLLKVEYYLNEDSLIGLSYTKSEDNQRTEFNTTDPGAWGMVYREIEQSVTNLSYELNPANNPYVNLTARLGRTQSQVVESDGSGTLKDFIGLESNYEYNITTLDIANTSLIKQHTLTYGMQYSEKDRVGTKLSYPCLNLDMQTYQCIDYAEQAIQDEITSQPGGTQKRIGVYLQDEFIWQALTLTTGLRYEKYKTTATSSFANSFNNLDTDVEHSQVVPALTAHYQINNQLAVFSSYQQGFRAPLIDELYDQYGGRDPALELKVENSTNKEIGASYQNQNIFTNRDALTARVIYFKVKIDDEIQSNTNIATNPEPAARYNNSGENQRDGIEFEINYAHTLGYANFSYSRISGENQNNEPLWYLPADKFALSSGLNFFNDMLKTGFNIQHVNDRTVLVSGIEQQHKSYVLAGINASWDINDSWNARLAIDNLFDKEYQVIAGTTGAIGDYGVGRNIKTQISFKF, encoded by the coding sequence ATGCGTATTACCAAACTGGCAGCTTGCCTTGCCGCTCTGTCTTCGCCCTTAATGGCAGCTGATCTTGAAAACCCTAACCACACTAATATGCCGGTTACAGCACTTGATGCCGTAACCGTAACGGCAACCCGTACCGCAAAGTCTGCACTAAATTCAGCTCAAGCCGTTAATGTTATTAACGCAGAACAAATAGAGCAAGTACTTGCTAGTAGCGTATTCGACAGCCTTATTAGTATTCCTAACGTTACTGCAACCGGTGGCCCACGTAATATGGGACAAAAGTTTAATGTACGTGGTTTTAGTGACGCAGAAGATGTGTTGATAAGTGTAGATGGTGCAATTCAAACATTTGAAAAGTATCGAATGGGAAGTTTTTTTTCAGATCCTGAACTTTATCGCTCTGTAAATGTTAAACGTGGACCAAGTACTGTTTTGCATGGCGGTGGTGCTTTAGGTGGTGTGGTAGAAATGGAACTTAAAGATGCCAGCGACTTTTTAGCACCGGGTGAGCAAGGTGGCGTTAAAGTTAAGCTAGGTCACCATGGCAATAATAATGAAAATAACGGTACCGTATATGCTTATGCACGCCCTACCGACTCATTAGATATACTTACTTCGTACGTAAAGCGCAGCAGTGACGACTTTAAGTTATCAAATGGTGAAACGCTCGATAATTCGGGTATTGAGGCCGAATCGCTGCTTTTAAAAGTAGAGTACTACTTAAACGAAGACTCCTTAATTGGATTGTCGTATACAAAAAGTGAAGACAATCAGCGCACCGAGTTTAATACGACCGATCCTGGCGCATGGGGTATGGTATATAGAGAAATAGAACAGTCGGTTACTAATTTAAGCTATGAGCTTAACCCCGCCAATAATCCTTATGTAAATTTAACAGCACGCTTAGGGCGCACCCAAAGTCAGGTTGTTGAAAGTGATGGTTCAGGCACTTTAAAAGATTTTATTGGCTTAGAGTCTAACTACGAATACAACATAACCACACTTGATATTGCAAATACATCTTTAATTAAACAGCATACTTTAACCTATGGCATGCAGTATTCTGAAAAAGATCGAGTGGGAACCAAGTTAAGTTATCCATGCCTTAATTTAGACATGCAAACTTATCAATGTATTGATTATGCAGAGCAAGCAATACAAGACGAAATAACATCTCAGCCCGGAGGTACTCAAAAACGTATAGGCGTTTACCTACAAGACGAATTTATTTGGCAGGCATTAACGCTTACCACAGGGCTGCGCTATGAAAAATATAAAACCACAGCAACTTCTAGCTTTGCCAACTCATTTAATAATTTAGATACCGATGTTGAGCACTCTCAAGTGGTGCCTGCATTAACCGCCCACTATCAAATTAATAACCAACTGGCTGTTTTTTCAAGTTATCAGCAAGGATTTAGAGCCCCATTAATTGATGAGCTTTATGATCAATATGGTGGGCGTGATCCGGCACTCGAACTTAAAGTAGAAAACAGCACCAATAAAGAAATTGGTGCGAGTTACCAAAACCAAAACATATTTACAAACAGAGATGCCTTAACTGCCCGTGTTATTTATTTTAAAGTAAAAATAGATGACGAAATTCAATCAAACACCAATATAGCCACTAATCCCGAACCCGCAGCGCGTTATAACAATAGTGGCGAAAACCAACGAGACGGCATTGAGTTTGAAATAAATTATGCACATACCTTAGGTTATGCCAACTTTTCTTATAGTCGAATATCAGGTGAAAACCAAAACAATGAACCACTATGGTATTTACCAGCCGATAAGTTTGCACTGAGTAGCGGATTAAACTTTTTTAACGACATGCTAAAAACAGGCTTTAACATTCAACATGTTAATGATCGCACAGTGCTTGTATCTGGCATTGAGCAGCAACATAAAAGTTATGTTTTAGCAGGTATAAACGCCAGTTGGGATATTAACGACAGCTGGAATGCCCGCTTAGCAATAGATAATTTATTTGATAAAGAATACCAAGTTATAGCTGGTACTACAGGCGCCATTGGCGACTATGGTGTTGGCCGTAATATTAAAACGCAAATTAGTTTTAAATTTTAA
- a CDS encoding hemin-degrading factor, which yields MNTLVNQYQTLKVAQPNIRSVDAAVQLGTTEAQLIASQVGQQAIKLNINQIENILKGLKKLEHVMALTRNGVVVSEIKGCYEKLYTSQRNNKKMGIAINPGGIDLRLFLSQWASVFAVKLNNIVSIQCFDKHGRAVHKIFNTDKTNLTAYQALINKYSDPEQSTTLMVEPIKTPELETTPQENINVAGFLTAWENLQDVHHFPALLTQFKVGRIQALELAQPNWAQEIPTASLPLIFSTLKEQQSEIMIFVNNNAAVQIYSGTLNNLKQVGPWYNVLDEDFNLHIKSEDLARAFVVKKPTDNGNTVVYSIEFFDESSNTVMTLFGRRIEGKEQPKQWIALCNKLSDSYKS from the coding sequence ATGAATACCTTAGTTAACCAATATCAAACATTAAAAGTAGCGCAGCCCAATATTCGCAGTGTAGATGCCGCCGTACAACTTGGCACCACAGAAGCACAACTTATTGCTTCTCAAGTAGGGCAGCAAGCAATTAAATTAAATATTAATCAAATCGAAAACATTCTCAAAGGGTTAAAAAAACTAGAGCATGTAATGGCACTTACACGCAACGGCGTTGTAGTGAGTGAAATTAAAGGCTGCTACGAAAAACTGTATACCTCACAGCGTAATAATAAAAAAATGGGGATAGCAATTAACCCAGGAGGCATAGATTTAAGGTTGTTTTTATCGCAATGGGCCAGTGTATTTGCTGTTAAGTTAAATAACATTGTGAGCATTCAGTGCTTTGATAAACATGGCCGAGCCGTTCATAAAATATTTAATACCGATAAAACTAATTTAACCGCGTATCAGGCACTAATTAATAAATATAGCGACCCAGAGCAAAGCACTACATTAATGGTCGAGCCAATCAAAACCCCAGAGCTTGAGACCACACCGCAAGAAAATATAAATGTAGCAGGCTTTTTAACCGCATGGGAAAACTTGCAAGATGTGCATCATTTTCCGGCATTATTAACCCAGTTTAAAGTAGGCAGAATACAAGCACTTGAACTTGCACAGCCCAATTGGGCACAAGAAATACCAACCGCAAGCTTACCGTTAATATTTAGTACGTTAAAAGAGCAGCAAAGCGAGATAATGATTTTTGTAAATAACAACGCCGCGGTGCAAATATACTCAGGAACACTCAATAACTTAAAGCAAGTAGGCCCTTGGTATAACGTACTTGATGAAGACTTTAATTTACATATTAAAAGTGAAGATTTAGCGCGTGCTTTTGTCGTTAAAAAGCCAACAGATAACGGTAATACTGTTGTGTACTCAATAGAGTTTTTTGATGAGAGCAGCAACACAGTTATGACCTTATTTGGCCGCAGGATTGAAGGTAAAGAGCAACCGAAGCAGTGGATAGCACTGTGTAATAAATTGAGCGACAGTTATAAAAGTTAA
- a CDS encoding RNA-guided endonuclease InsQ/TnpB family protein, translating into MAIRGFNIEITDKMSSKAATHFARWIGGSNVMRNQKIEESLELIRADKGSDIDQKYAGIKAKPELSFLKEIPPQILRNAASMLFSDINACRSGLRKFPKPKGRNRKRSCVVTKEMFILEPLNEGRALLTFYEKASKKPARMFSIKLDYEPDQLAKQFRISRQGRRFYLSGSYNDGVESATNEELLKGFVAQSLSDDELLSQITGIDRGVKLPIATSDGLRKAYSPETTERLKRLVQKKARYQRILARKKRQNNNKNTRRVESNEQQKLADKIANFDAKTARIRHDFLHQTSKEVVLSAKSIIALEDLKLKNMTKRAKPKRGKHGRGYARNNANAKSSLNRSLLNVALGKLGDFIKYKANDYGKAVVEVSPAGTSQTCHMCGEKNTIRPQQDTLICLNGCGTFHADDNASIVVAQRAVPYIQESTFAEKAKTRKKTAVRKKAVTPPLGSELASTEKSGELETASTDVSLVCSRTQADVRPSSTASLVQRNSLTTMDASVTGVLETR; encoded by the coding sequence ATGGCAATTCGTGGCTTTAATATCGAAATAACTGACAAAATGAGTAGTAAAGCAGCTACTCATTTTGCGCGGTGGATCGGTGGATCGAATGTCATGCGTAATCAGAAAATTGAGGAAAGCCTCGAACTTATCCGAGCCGACAAAGGCTCGGATATTGATCAGAAGTATGCAGGTATTAAGGCTAAACCTGAGCTTTCCTTCTTAAAAGAAATACCACCACAAATACTTCGAAACGCTGCAAGTATGTTATTTAGTGATATTAATGCGTGCCGAAGTGGGCTTCGGAAGTTTCCTAAGCCCAAAGGGCGTAATCGCAAGCGTAGCTGTGTAGTAACAAAGGAAATGTTCATCCTTGAGCCGCTAAACGAAGGTCGGGCACTTCTGACATTCTACGAGAAGGCTTCGAAGAAGCCCGCACGTATGTTTTCTATAAAGCTCGACTACGAACCCGACCAGCTCGCAAAGCAGTTCCGTATATCGCGCCAAGGTAGACGCTTCTACCTCTCAGGGTCGTATAACGACGGTGTTGAGTCTGCAACGAATGAGGAACTGTTGAAAGGCTTTGTTGCACAAAGCCTCAGTGATGACGAATTACTATCCCAAATCACAGGTATCGACCGTGGCGTTAAGCTGCCTATTGCAACAAGCGACGGTTTGCGCAAAGCCTATAGCCCTGAGACGACTGAAAGGCTAAAGCGATTAGTGCAAAAGAAGGCTCGGTATCAGCGTATTTTGGCGCGTAAAAAGCGCCAAAACAATAACAAAAACACTAGACGTGTTGAGTCTAATGAGCAGCAAAAGCTAGCAGATAAGATAGCTAACTTCGACGCCAAGACTGCGCGAATTAGGCACGACTTTTTGCACCAGACCTCGAAAGAGGTCGTGCTTTCGGCGAAGTCTATAATCGCTTTGGAAGACTTAAAACTCAAAAACATGACCAAGCGTGCTAAACCAAAGCGCGGCAAGCATGGCCGTGGCTATGCGCGTAACAACGCGAATGCCAAGAGCAGTTTAAATCGCTCATTATTAAATGTCGCTTTAGGAAAGCTTGGTGACTTCATCAAGTATAAAGCGAACGACTACGGGAAGGCCGTAGTCGAAGTGAGCCCCGCAGGCACGTCGCAGACGTGCCATATGTGCGGTGAAAAAAATACGATAAGACCTCAGCAAGATACATTAATTTGTTTAAATGGCTGCGGAACTTTTCATGCGGACGACAATGCCAGCATTGTCGTAGCGCAACGAGCTGTACCTTACATACAAGAGTCTACGTTTGCCGAGAAAGCAAAAACTCGTAAGAAAACAGCAGTACGTAAAAAGGCGGTAACACCGCCGTTGGGGAGCGAACTGGCCTCAACTGAAAAATCAGGGGAGTTAGAGACTGCATCAACTGATGTGTCCCTTGTGTGCTCACGCACGCAAGCTGACGTAAGACCGTCATCGACGGCAAGCCTTGTACAAAGAAACTCTCTTACAACAATGGACGCCAGTGTTACTGGCGTCTTGGAAACTCGATAG
- a CDS encoding cold-shock protein: MSNIVSGTVKWFNESKGFGFIEQENGPDVFAHFSAIKSEGFKTLAEGQRVEFTLSQGQKGPQADNITAV, encoded by the coding sequence ATGTCAAACATCGTATCAGGTACAGTTAAGTGGTTTAACGAGTCTAAAGGTTTTGGTTTCATCGAGCAAGAAAACGGCCCAGACGTTTTCGCACATTTCTCAGCAATCAAAAGCGAAGGTTTCAAAACTTTAGCTGAAGGCCAACGTGTAGAGTTCACTCTTTCACAAGGTCAAAAAGGTCCACAAGCTGATAACATCACAGCTGTATAA
- a CDS encoding NupC/NupG family nucleoside CNT transporter, giving the protein MTTFMSVVGMFVLLAIAFAASTNRKAIKLRTVGIAFAMQVIIGGFVLFFDAGKNALASVSSAVSSVIGFANDGISFLFGPLASQDTLGFIFAIQVLPVIVFFSALVAVLYHLGIMAWVIKILGGGLQKLLKTSRTESLSATANIFVGQTEAPLIVKPFIATMTKSELFAVMVGGLATVAGSVMAGYVIIGIDLKYLIAASFMAAPGGFLMAKMIVPETETPKDNLADLDLDDEKPVNVIDAAASGAASGMHLALNVGAMLLAFVALIALLNGLLGGIGGWFDYPTLTLQEILGYVFAPVAWLLGVPWNEAILAGSFIGQKLVVNEFVAYLDFINYRDTLSAHTQAIVTFALCGFANLSSIAILLGGLGGMAPSRRKDIARLGLRAVLAGSMANLMSAAIAGFFLSLA; this is encoded by the coding sequence ATGACAACTTTTATGAGCGTAGTTGGCATGTTTGTGCTGCTAGCTATTGCATTTGCGGCGTCAACTAATCGCAAAGCTATAAAGCTTAGAACGGTAGGTATCGCATTTGCGATGCAAGTAATTATTGGTGGTTTTGTATTATTTTTTGATGCAGGTAAAAATGCATTAGCAAGTGTATCTTCCGCTGTTTCATCGGTTATTGGTTTTGCTAACGACGGTATAAGCTTTTTGTTTGGACCTTTAGCATCGCAAGATACATTAGGGTTTATTTTTGCTATTCAAGTACTGCCGGTAATTGTGTTTTTCTCTGCGTTAGTGGCCGTGTTATATCATTTAGGCATTATGGCGTGGGTTATTAAGATTTTAGGTGGCGGCTTGCAAAAGCTGTTAAAAACCTCACGTACTGAATCGCTATCGGCCACTGCTAATATTTTTGTTGGTCAAACAGAAGCGCCGTTAATTGTTAAACCTTTTATTGCCACTATGACCAAATCGGAATTATTTGCCGTAATGGTAGGTGGTTTAGCAACGGTAGCAGGCTCTGTTATGGCCGGTTACGTAATTATTGGTATTGACCTTAAGTATTTAATAGCAGCTAGCTTTATGGCGGCTCCTGGCGGCTTTTTAATGGCCAAAATGATTGTGCCAGAAACCGAAACGCCTAAAGACAATTTAGCTGACTTAGATTTAGATGATGAAAAGCCCGTTAACGTTATTGATGCAGCTGCATCGGGTGCTGCAAGTGGTATGCACTTGGCACTAAACGTAGGTGCAATGCTACTTGCTTTTGTAGCATTAATTGCATTGTTGAACGGTTTATTAGGCGGTATTGGCGGCTGGTTTGACTACCCGACATTAACGCTGCAAGAAATTTTAGGTTATGTATTTGCGCCTGTTGCATGGTTACTTGGTGTGCCATGGAATGAAGCAATACTAGCCGGTAGCTTTATTGGTCAAAAGTTAGTAGTGAATGAATTTGTTGCTTACTTAGACTTTATAAATTATCGCGATACGTTAAGTGCGCACACACAAGCAATTGTTACTTTTGCACTGTGTGGCTTTGCTAACTTATCATCGATAGCCATTTTACTAGGTGGATTAGGCGGTATGGCGCCTAGTCGGCGAAAGGATATCGCTCGCTTAGGGCTCAGAGCAGTGTTAGCAGGATCTATGGCTAACCTTATGAGCGCCGCAATTGCTGGATTTTTCCTCTCGCTAGCTTAG
- the udk gene encoding uridine kinase: MTRTIIAIAGASASGKSLFSQTIYNELVNELEPGAIAIIEEDAYYKDQSHLPFAHRTQTNYDHPDAFEYKLMHEHLTQLRNGHAVEVPIYDYAQHTRSETTRYVTAAKILIVEGILLLSDKALNKEFDIKVFIDTPLDICLMRRMQRDMEQRGRTLQSVVEQYQATVRPMFYQFIEPSKHNADLVVTRGGMNRVAIDIIKSKIKHILQE, translated from the coding sequence GTGACACGAACTATTATAGCCATTGCTGGCGCATCAGCGTCGGGCAAATCTCTTTTTAGCCAAACAATTTACAATGAATTGGTTAATGAACTTGAACCAGGCGCTATCGCCATTATCGAAGAAGATGCTTATTACAAGGATCAGTCGCATTTACCGTTTGCACATCGTACGCAAACTAACTACGACCATCCTGATGCATTTGAATATAAGTTAATGCATGAGCATTTAACACAACTTCGTAACGGCCACGCTGTAGAAGTACCTATTTATGATTATGCACAACATACTCGCAGCGAAACAACGCGGTATGTAACTGCAGCTAAAATATTAATCGTAGAAGGTATTTTACTACTTAGCGATAAAGCGCTTAATAAAGAATTTGATATTAAGGTGTTTATAGACACTCCCTTAGACATTTGCTTAATGCGTAGAATGCAACGCGATATGGAGCAAAGGGGCAGAACATTACAATCTGTTGTTGAACAATACCAAGCAACTGTTAGACCGATGTTTTATCAATTTATAGAACCGTCAAAGCATAATGCAGATCTAGTTGTCACTCGAGGCGGCATGAATCGCGTTGCGATTGATATAATAAAAAGTAAAATCAAACATATTCTTCAAGAATAG
- a CDS encoding phosphopentomutase — translation MARAIILMADSLGIGAAPDADKFGDIGANTLAHLLKAYYDETGTALSLPNLSKLGLIDACEAAGKEPCLVSNRSTSKGAWGYAKELSSGKDTPSGHWEMAGVPVLFDWGYFPKTQPSFPQEFIDELIARTGIPGILGNCHASGTTILEQLGEEHVKTGKPICYTSADSVFQIAAHEESFGLEKLYQVCETARSLLDEMNIGRVIARPFLGSNNQDFARTSNRRDYSVLPPAPTLLDVLAKDGGEVISIGKISDIYAHQGITQKHKAPGLINLLKKTNELMQSAPDHSLIFTNLVDFDEMFGHRRNPVGYAKALKEFDDYLPTILNALKADDLLIITADHGCDPTFPGSEHTREYVPVIAYQPGMTDTPLGERNSFADIGQTLAQWFNLPALEYGDGFIDKLTTSK, via the coding sequence ATGGCAAGAGCAATTATCCTAATGGCAGACAGTTTAGGTATTGGCGCAGCACCAGATGCAGATAAGTTTGGTGATATTGGCGCAAATACTTTAGCACATCTGCTAAAAGCATATTATGACGAAACAGGCACAGCATTATCGCTACCAAACTTATCAAAGTTAGGGTTAATTGATGCCTGCGAAGCGGCCGGTAAAGAGCCTTGTTTAGTGTCAAATCGTTCAACATCGAAAGGTGCATGGGGATACGCTAAAGAGCTTTCGAGCGGTAAAGATACGCCATCAGGCCATTGGGAAATGGCGGGAGTACCCGTTTTATTTGATTGGGGTTACTTTCCTAAAACTCAGCCAAGCTTCCCACAAGAATTTATTGACGAGCTTATTGCTCGCACCGGTATTCCTGGCATATTAGGCAACTGCCATGCATCAGGAACCACTATTTTAGAGCAGCTAGGTGAAGAGCACGTTAAAACAGGTAAACCTATCTGTTACACCTCAGCTGACAGCGTGTTTCAAATAGCCGCGCATGAAGAGTCATTCGGCCTAGAAAAGCTTTATCAGGTTTGCGAAACTGCACGGTCGCTACTTGATGAAATGAATATAGGGCGAGTGATTGCGCGGCCATTTTTGGGTTCAAATAATCAAGATTTTGCCCGCACCAGCAATCGCCGTGACTACTCGGTATTACCGCCAGCTCCTACATTGCTAGACGTACTGGCAAAAGACGGTGGCGAAGTAATAAGCATTGGCAAAATTTCAGATATATACGCGCATCAAGGTATTACCCAAAAGCATAAAGCACCAGGGTTAATAAACTTGCTGAAAAAAACCAACGAATTAATGCAAAGTGCGCCCGATCACAGCTTAATATTTACTAACTTGGTCGACTTTGACGAAATGTTTGGTCATCGTCGTAATCCTGTTGGGTATGCAAAAGCGTTAAAAGAGTTTGACGATTACTTGCCAACTATATTAAACGCACTAAAAGCCGATGATTTACTAATTATTACTGCCGATCATGGCTGCGATCCAACCTTTCCAGGTTCTGAGCACACCCGTGAATACGTACCAGTAATTGCTTACCAACCGGGTATGACCGACACCCCACTTGGTGAGCGCAATAGCTTTGCAGACATAGGTCAAACCTTAGCACAATGGTTTAACTTACCTGCGCTTGAATACGGTGATGGCTTTATAGATAAGCTAACTACATCTAAATAA
- the deoD gene encoding purine-nucleoside phosphorylase: MSTPHINANVGDFAETVLMPGDPLRAKYIAENFLDDAKQVTSVRNMLGFTGTYKGKPVSIMGSGMGIPSMSLYARELIVTFGVKNLIRIGTCGGIGSDVKIRDVIFAQGACTDSNVNRARVRGTDFAAIADFDLLLNGVNTAKDLGIKAKVGNVFTTDTFYQADDTFYKDLDKLGVLAVDMETAGLYGVAAEYGAKAMALFTVSDHVITGEATPADERQSTFNEMVKIALESI; this comes from the coding sequence ATGAGTACTCCGCATATCAATGCAAACGTAGGTGATTTCGCCGAAACAGTATTAATGCCAGGCGATCCGCTACGCGCAAAATATATAGCTGAAAACTTTTTAGATGACGCAAAACAAGTAACCAGTGTACGTAACATGCTTGGCTTTACGGGCACTTACAAAGGTAAGCCTGTAAGCATTATGGGATCGGGTATGGGCATTCCATCAATGTCTTTGTATGCGCGTGAGCTAATTGTTACTTTTGGGGTTAAAAACCTGATTCGTATTGGCACGTGTGGCGGTATTGGTAGCGACGTTAAAATACGCGATGTTATTTTTGCACAAGGTGCATGCACCGACTCAAACGTAAATCGTGCCCGTGTACGCGGTACAGATTTTGCTGCAATTGCTGACTTTGACCTGCTTTTAAACGGCGTAAATACTGCAAAAGATCTTGGTATTAAAGCAAAAGTGGGCAACGTATTTACTACCGATACATTTTATCAAGCCGACGACACTTTTTATAAAGATTTAGATAAATTAGGTGTGCTTGCAGTTGATATGGAAACAGCCGGTTTATATGGTGTTGCAGCCGAATATGGCGCAAAAGCAATGGCATTATTCACTGTAAGTGATCATGTGATCACTGGCGAAGCAACTCCAGCAGACGAGCGTCAAAGCACATTTAACGAAATGGTTAAAATTGCCTTAGAGTCTATCTAA
- a CDS encoding ferredoxin--NADP reductase has protein sequence MSNWVDATVKTITWWTDSLFSITVNADVEPFKAGQFTKLSIMDGDKRIARAYSYVNAPDDPNLEFYLINVVDGLLSSHLAKLQPGDNVLIERRATGFFTLDEIPASEQLWMLSTGTALGPFLSMLQQSEVWQKYQHINLVHGVRLNDDLSYQELINTLLEAHPTQLNYIPVVSREQAEVGLHGRITDMIANKQLFSHVGLNATPENAQFMICGNPQMVKDTTELLIKQNYQRNRRRTPGHITVEQYW, from the coding sequence ATGTCTAATTGGGTTGATGCAACAGTAAAAACAATTACTTGGTGGACAGACTCGTTATTTAGCATAACGGTAAATGCCGACGTTGAGCCATTTAAAGCGGGGCAGTTTACTAAGCTATCTATAATGGATGGCGATAAGCGTATTGCACGGGCTTACTCCTACGTTAATGCCCCCGATGACCCCAATTTAGAGTTTTACCTAATAAACGTAGTTGACGGTTTACTCTCATCGCATTTAGCCAAGCTACAACCAGGCGATAATGTATTAATAGAGCGCCGTGCTACAGGCTTTTTTACCCTTGACGAAATACCCGCCAGCGAACAGTTATGGATGCTAAGTACAGGCACCGCTTTGGGGCCGTTTTTATCCATGCTACAACAGAGTGAAGTATGGCAAAAGTATCAGCATATAAACCTAGTGCATGGCGTGCGTTTAAATGACGATTTAAGCTATCAGGAGCTTATAAACACGCTACTTGAAGCTCATCCTACCCAGTTAAATTACATTCCAGTAGTGAGTCGTGAGCAAGCGGAAGTAGGGCTACATGGACGAATAACGGATATGATTGCGAATAAGCAATTATTTTCGCACGTTGGGCTAAATGCAACGCCCGAAAACGCACAGTTTATGATTTGTGGTAATCCGCAAATGGTAAAAGACACCACAGAGTTACTCATAAAGCAAAATTACCAACGCAATCGGCGTAGAACCCCCGGCCACATAACGGTTGAGCAATATTGGTAG